One part of the Oceanihabitans sp. IOP_32 genome encodes these proteins:
- a CDS encoding ABC transporter ATP-binding protein has protein sequence MIKANNIHKYYNDLHVLKGVDIHVKKGEVVSIVGASGAGKTTLLQILSTLDRAAPKEDFNISINNTNINTLNDKALAKFRNENIGFIFQFHQLLPEFTALENVCIPAFIKGTKKADAEKRAQELLGFLGLSHRQNHKPNELSGGEQQRVAVARALINKPDLIFADEPSGNLDSESADNLHSLFFKLREEFGQTFVIVTHNEELANLADRKLTMVDGKITS, from the coding sequence ATGATTAAAGCAAATAATATTCATAAATACTACAATGATTTACACGTACTTAAGGGTGTCGATATTCATGTTAAAAAGGGTGAAGTCGTCTCTATAGTTGGGGCATCTGGTGCGGGTAAAACAACACTTCTACAAATATTAAGTACTTTAGATAGAGCAGCCCCAAAAGAAGATTTTAATATTTCCATTAACAATACCAATATTAACACCTTAAACGACAAAGCATTAGCGAAGTTTAGAAACGAGAATATCGGATTTATTTTTCAGTTTCATCAACTATTACCCGAGTTTACAGCTTTAGAAAACGTGTGTATACCCGCATTTATAAAAGGCACTAAAAAAGCAGATGCCGAGAAACGTGCCCAAGAACTTTTAGGTTTTTTAGGCTTATCGCATCGCCAAAACCATAAACCCAACGAACTTTCTGGTGGCGAACAACAGCGTGTTGCTGTGGCCAGAGCTTTAATAAATAAACCAGATTTAATTTTTGCCGACGAGCCTTCGGGAAATTTAGATAGCGAATCTGCCGATAACTTACACAGCTTATTTTTTAAACTGCGTGAGGAATTTGGACAAACCTTTGTCATTGTTACACATAACGAAGAGCTTGCAAATTTAGCCGACAGAAAACTAACTATGGTAGATGGAAAAATAACAAGCTAA
- a CDS encoding SulP family inorganic anion transporter has translation MKSKFLDFSNFKGDLTGGLVAGVVALPLALAFGVQSGMGATAGLYGAIMVGVFAALFGGTPSQASGPTGPMTVVSASLVLGATQLTGSLESAMGIILLSFLLGGALQIFFGLINIAGYVKYFPYSVVSGFMSGVGLIIIILQLFPFVGLSSAKTTFGVIKDLPRLFSDFNAHALILGVITVITYFVFPYITKVIPSALMALVVATVANYFLGWDVPVIGEIPSGLPSLQIGTMFSKIPSDAAILIFEYAVVLAVLGSIDSLLTSVIADNMTKTRHNSNRELLGQGIGNMMAAIFGGIPGAGATKGTVVNINAGGKTKLSGTIHGLFLLAVLLGLGTITAYIPLSVLAGLLIPIGFNIIDTKGLKHLIRIPRADAVVLVLVLLITTFGSLIQAVGLGIALACILFMKNASDIGEKGISMGTIEDLKDEKPWQDELPLYNQFKDKVLIKHLKGPLFFGFTTYLKNQVANMNDDNIQVLIIRMDEVPLIDQSGLYALEDIIFDLEKRGIKVFFVNLQKQPLDILRSIYIIPNLVKETQVFKTIEEAFDYLKTYLKA, from the coding sequence ATGAAATCAAAATTTTTAGATTTTAGTAATTTTAAAGGCGACCTTACAGGAGGTTTAGTGGCTGGCGTGGTGGCTTTACCCTTAGCACTTGCCTTTGGTGTTCAATCTGGTATGGGCGCCACAGCAGGACTTTACGGCGCCATTATGGTTGGTGTTTTTGCAGCTTTATTTGGTGGGACACCTTCTCAAGCAAGTGGCCCTACGGGACCTATGACGGTTGTTTCTGCTTCTTTGGTTCTAGGAGCTACCCAGCTTACAGGTAGTTTGGAGTCTGCAATGGGAATTATCCTTTTAAGTTTTTTATTAGGCGGAGCGTTACAAATATTTTTTGGCTTAATAAATATTGCTGGCTATGTAAAGTATTTTCCTTATTCGGTCGTGTCTGGCTTTATGAGTGGTGTGGGTTTAATTATTATAATTCTTCAATTATTTCCTTTTGTAGGCCTTTCATCTGCAAAAACAACTTTTGGTGTGATAAAAGATTTGCCAAGACTTTTTTCAGATTTTAATGCTCATGCCCTAATTTTAGGCGTAATAACAGTAATCACTTATTTTGTATTTCCTTATATCACTAAAGTTATTCCAAGTGCCTTAATGGCTCTTGTTGTGGCTACGGTTGCCAATTATTTTCTCGGTTGGGACGTTCCTGTTATTGGTGAAATTCCTTCAGGATTACCAAGTTTACAAATTGGCACCATGTTTAGTAAGATTCCTTCTGATGCCGCTATTTTAATATTCGAGTATGCTGTTGTGCTCGCTGTGCTTGGTAGTATCGATTCGCTGCTCACTTCTGTAATAGCCGATAATATGACGAAAACGCGACATAATAGTAACCGAGAGTTATTAGGACAGGGTATTGGCAATATGATGGCCGCTATTTTTGGAGGTATACCGGGAGCAGGTGCCACAAAAGGTACCGTAGTTAATATTAATGCAGGCGGAAAAACCAAGCTTTCCGGTACTATTCATGGTTTATTTTTATTAGCTGTGTTGTTGGGGCTGGGAACGATTACTGCGTATATTCCTTTATCTGTATTAGCTGGATTGCTTATCCCAATCGGGTTTAATATTATTGACACAAAGGGTCTAAAACATTTAATTAGAATACCTAGGGCAGATGCCGTAGTTTTGGTTTTAGTACTGTTAATTACAACTTTTGGTAGCCTAATTCAAGCCGTTGGTTTAGGTATTGCTTTGGCCTGTATTTTATTTATGAAAAATGCTAGTGATATTGGGGAAAAAGGTATTTCTATGGGCACTATCGAAGATCTAAAAGACGAAAAACCTTGGCAAGATGAGTTGCCGCTTTACAATCAATTTAAAGATAAAGTTTTAATAAAACATTTAAAAGGACCGCTGTTTTTCGGATTTACTACCTATCTTAAAAATCAGGTGGCCAATATGAACGATGATAATATACAGGTTTTAATTATACGCATGGACGAAGTGCCGCTAATCGATCAGTCTGGTCTTTATGCTTTAGAAGATATTATATTCGATTTGGAAAAAAGAGGCATAAAAGTGTTTTTTGTGAATCTGCAAAAACAGCCTTTGGATATTTTAAGATCAATTTATATTATTCCGAATCTGGTTAAGGAAACCCAAGTTTTTAAAACTATCGAAGAAGCATTCGATTATCTAAAAACATATTTAAAAGCTTAA